From the genome of Corallococcus macrosporus DSM 14697:
CGAACCGACGAGGCCGCCCACGAGCGAGCCGACCATGCCGAGCAAGGTCGTTGCGATCAGCCCCATGCTCTGCTTCCCGGGGAGGATGGCGCGGGCGATGAGACCCGCGATGAGGCCGATGACGATGAATGCGATGATCCCCATGAGTGTCTCTCCTGTGTTGAGGGACCCCCGAGGTCCCCTACGGCAGAAACGTAGGAATCATCTTCGGACAGTGTGAACCGCCCGCCGCGTGCGGTTGGTTGCCCTCCTGCTACCCGAGTTCGCCATCCAGGTGCATCATCACCGCCAGCGCCGCGAGCGCGGCCGTCTCCGTGCGAAGGATGCGCTTGCCCAGGGTGACTGGCCGCGCCCCCAGGGCCTTCAAGGCATCCACTTCTTCACGCGCAAGCCCCCCTTCGGGGCCAATCACCAGCGCCACCGCGGTGCCAGCGCCCGCCGCCCGGAACGCCTCGCCCATTGGGACGGCGGACTCTTCCTCATCGAGCACCAGCAGGACGGTGCCGGCGGGCAGCGAGCGGGCCGCATCCACCAGCGGTGCGGGCGTGGCCACGCGTGGCACGTCGTTCCGGCGGCACTGGCGCGCCGCCTCCTCGACAATCTTCGTCCACCGGGTGGTGCGCTCCTCCGCGCGCCTGGGCTCGAGCTTCACCACGCTCCGCGCCGTGGCCACGGGATGGAAGGCGGTGGCGCCCAGCTCGGTGCCCTTCTGGAGCACCAGCTCCAGCTTGTCCCCCTTGGGGAGCCCCTGGAGGATGCTGACCTCGCGGCGCGGCGGCGCCACGCGCGCGGTGCCCAGCGTCAGGCGCACCGACTCCGGGGCGACGTGGGCCACCCGGGCCTCGAAGGCGCGGCCCTGGCCGTCGAAGACCTCCAGCGCGTCGCCTTCCTCCAGGCGGAGGACATGCAACAGGTAGTGGCGGCGCTCGCCGGTCAGCTCCACTTCGGCGGGCGCGGGCTCGGGCAACGGGGCGAAGAGGCGGACCAAGGCGTTCTCCACTGCGAGGGGGCGGACCCACGTGTTGACGGGAATGCACTGTGGCCCGGCGTCCTGGCTCGCGCAAAAGATGCGCTGACCGCGGAAGCCGAGGGTGCTCGCTGTCCGTGGGGGAGTTGAGGCACGATAGCGGGCAGTGCCCGTCATCATGCGCCGCAGCGACAAAGCCACATCACACTCCAACGAAGAGGTGGTGCTGGCAACCAGCTCGCTTCAGGGCGAGCGCCGCGTGGCCATCGTCCGCGTCGTGGTGGTGTTGCTGATGGCGCTCAGCCAGGTCGTCATCGCCGGGTTCGGCGGGGAGACCTACTCGGCGCCGGTGGATGGCGTGCGCCTGCAGGTGATGGGCGCCTACGTGGTGTTCTCCGTCGTCGCCATCGTCGTGCTGCTGCTCCAGAAGCCGCACCCCGACCGGGCCCGGTGGCTGCCCGTGCCCACGACGCTGGCGGACACCAGCTTCTTCTCCTTCATGGCGTGGCACACCTGGCGCATCTCCGGCGTCTTCGATGCCGGCATGCTGTGCGCCAGCCTGGGCATGGTGCTGGCCTTCTCCGTGGTGCGCTACTCGTGGTGGCACGTGCTGCTGTCCACCGTGCTGTCCGGCGGCGGCTACGCGCTGCTCGCGTGGCTGACGGGCCACGGCTCGGTGGCGCGCACCAGCTTCGTGCTCATCTGCTACGCCGCCCTGGGCGCGCTCATCGCGCTGACGAACTCCGACGTGGGCGGCATGTTCCTCAACCTGCGGCGCCGGGACGGCCTGTCCCGCTTCCTGCCCCGGCAGGTGGTGGAGCGGGTGATGCAGTTGGGGGACGACTCCCTCCAGCCGGTGCAGCGCGACGTCACCATCCTCTTCAGCGACATCCGCGACTTCACCGCCCTGAGCGAGACGCTGGACCCGGGCCAGGTGCTGGAGCTGCTGGACGACTACTTCGGGCACATGGCCCACATCGTCATGGCGCGCCATGGCATCGTGAACAAGTTCCTGGGGGACGGGATGCTCGCGTGCTGGGGCGTGCCGGACGCGCGCGAGGACCACGCGGAGCTGGCCATGCGCGCGGCGCTCGACATGCGCGCCAGGCTGGAGGACATCAACGCCCAGCGCATCCTGCGCGGGCAGCCCGCGCTGCGCATCGGGATTGGCCTGCACACCGGCATGGTGGCGGCGGGCATGCTCGGCGGCGCCGAGCAGCATGAGTACACCGTCATCGGTGACGCGGTGAACCTGGCCTCCCGCGTGGAAGGCCTCACCAAGTCCCACGGCGTGGACATCCTGGTGAGCGAGCGGACCTGGCAGATGGCCGGCGAGCACTTCGTGGGCGAGCGCCTGGGCGAGGCGCACGTGAAGGGCCGGCGCGAGGCCGTGGTCGTCTACTCCCTGCAGGGCCCGCGCTCCGGCGAGGACGCGCCGCCCGTGCTCCGGGCCGCGGCCGGCACGTAGCGCCCGTCCGCCGCGGCCTTCCAAGGCAGGCGCGCGGGCGGAGCAGGACGTCAGGCCGGGAGCGAGGCGCCGCCGCCCGCCTCCACCCGGGCCCGCAGCGTCCGCTTCATGCCCAGGGAGAACAAGGCCACGGTGAGCAGGTAGACGGGCTCGATGAAGAAGAGCAGGGGCCCGCCCAGGGACAGGCCGTGGGTCTTCTTCTCGAAGACGACGTGCGCGCCGACGACGAGCGCGAAGCGCACGGCCATGACGGCCACGGCCACCGCGACGGCGGTGCTCGCGGGGAGGCGGGCGACCACGGCCTCCGCGGCGAGCAGCGTGGGCACCAGGGGCAGCGTCATCAACAGGCCCGCTGTCCACTCCAGGGAGACGGCGTACAGCGCCACGGCCAGCAGCAGCACATGGGCCGCCGTGAGCCCCACGGGGCCCACCGGCAGCCGGACGAGCCCGAGCGGGACGAGCAACGCGAAGATGAAGAGGTAGGCCCCCACGAAGTGCGCGGCGCGGCTGACGCCGTTCTCATGCAGGGGCAACCAGACGCGCAGTTTGTCGGCGAAGCTCGTCATGACGGGGGACTACGCGCGCACCGGCGCGGCGGCGGTGGCCTGCTGGGGCTTGAGGACGTAGTCGCCCAGGAGCACCGCGACGAAGAAGAGCGGGCCCACCAGCGCGTGCACCAGGTTGGTGAGGAAGGAGGGCGACTTCTTCTCCCAGACGCTGTGCCCGGCGAGCTGCACCAGCCACGCGAAGGCGGCCACGGCCACCACGCTCCACGTGGGCATCAGCCGGCCCACCGGGAAGCACGCGACCATGAAGAGCACCACGATGAGGCCCAGCTTCACGTCGGCCCGCAGGTACCAGACAGCGGCCAGCGCCAACGTCACCATGCCCAGCGTCAGCGAGCCGCCCGGAATCGCGGGCACCGCCACCAGGTGCACCCAGTCCAGCATGGCCACGATGTGCAGCACGATGAGCGGGATGGCGATTTTGTGCGTCAGCCGGTTCGTCGGGTGCTGATGCGAGGCGTAGTACTCGTCGAAGAGGGCGACCACCTGGGACTTGAGCATGCGTCCTCCGGAAGCGAAGGGGTGTGGATGCTCCGTAGCGTAGGGGAAGTGGCGCCGGGTTTCCTGGCCGCGGACGCCAATCTCCTGGCCGGGGACGCCAGCGTGGCGGCGGGGGCCGGGCTCAGGTCGGCTCGGTTCGCTCGCGCCAGACGCGGGGCGTCATGCCCGTCCACCGCTTGAAGGCGCGGTCGAAGGTGCTCAGCTCCGAGTAGCCCAGGAGGAAGGCCACCTCGCTGACCCCCAGGTGCGCGTCCCTCAGGTAGTCGAAGGCCAGCTCACGGCGCACCGCGTCGACCTCGTCCTGGAAGGACGTCGCGTGCTCGGCCAGGCGGCGCTGGAGGGTGCGGGGGCTGACGTGCAGCGGCTTCGCCACGTCCGCCATCTGCGGCGCGCCTTCCCTCAGGGCGGCGCGGAGGGCGTCGCGGACCTGTTGGAGGAAGGGCGGCGTTGGGGGCGCGGCGGGTGGCTCGGCGGCGGGCGTGCCGGCGGCGCGCTCCAGGACGGAGAGCAGCACGGGGTCCGCCCCCACCACGCGCAGCGCCAGCGTGGCCGCGTCCAGCGTCAGCGCGTTGCGGCCCGCGTCGAAGGTCGGGGTGACGCCGAAGTGTTCCTCCAGCGGGCGGAGGTCCGCGGGGGCGGGGTGCGCGAAGGAGACGCGGCGCGGATTCCACGGGTGCTCGGTGAGCTGGCGCCCGACATGGACGAAGAGGGCCAGGCCGAACTCGCTGGCGTGCCGGCCATAGGCCAGGGGCTCGCCGGGGATGCCGTAGACGAAGGTGCCGCTGCCGTCCGGCGCGTCCTGGAAGGAGGCGCGCCAGGCGGGCTCCAGCAGCGCCATGTACCGGGCCAGCGCGCGGAAGGTGTCCCGGACGGTGGGGGAGGCCCGCGCGATGTACTCCACCAGTCCGTAATTCCCACGGGGGACGCGCTGCGCCACGTGCAGGCCAAGGAAGGCGTCTCCGGACAGCGCCTCGGCCGCGTCGAGGAAGGCGTGCAGGGTGGGCAACGCGAGCGTGACTTCCGGCAGCGCGCCCACGTTGCCCGGCAGCCCGAAGCGCTCCACCAGCCCGGACGGGTCATGCCCCGCGGCGCGCAGGTAGGCGAGCAGTGGCCCCACGAGCTGGGAGCGGACGTCGGTTGGTGGCCGGGAAGGGGGCGGCGTCTCCACGCGGGCGTGACGCTACCGTGTCTGGGGCGCGGGGCCCACCTCTCTGGAAGGGCGCCGGCTGGTGCGGGCATGCCTAGAGTGCGGCCATGGACAACCTGGCTCACTCGCTCGTGGGGGCATGGATGGCGGAGGCGGGGCTGAAGCGCACCACGCCGCTGGCCACCGCGACGCTCGTCATCGGCGCCAATCTTCCGGACGTGGATGGCCTCGTCGCCTTCGCGGGCTCGGATGCGTCGCTGTACTGGCGCCGGGGCTGGACGCACGGCGTGCTCGCCCTGGCGCTGTGGCCCTTCGTGCTCACGGGGTTGATGCTGCTATGGGACCGGTACGTGCGCCGGCGCAGGCATCCGGACCTCCCGCCCGCGCGCGTCGGGCCGCTGCTGGTGCTGTCCACGCTGTCCGTGCTGAGCCACCCCGCCCTGGACTGGCTCAACACGTATGGCGTGCGGCTGCTGATGCCCTTTGACGGGACGTGGTTCTACGGCGACACGCTCTTCATCATCGACCCGTGGGTGTGGCTGCTCGCGGGCGCCGCCGTCATCATGGCGGATGCTCGCACGCGCAAGTCCGCCGCGGCGTGGGTGGTGCTGGGCGTGGCCTCCACCGCGCTCATCATGGTTCCCGCGTTCGTCCCGTGGCCTGCCAAGGCGATGTGGGCGGTGGGCGTGGCCGCCATCGTCTGGTTGCGGCTGCGGGGAACACATGTCCTCTCCGTGCAGCGCGTGGCCCGGGTATGCGGCGTGGGGCTCTTGCTCTACTTGTGCGCCATCTTCGCGGGCTCGCAGGTGGCCGCGCCGCGCGCGCTGGACTGGCTGCGCGCCCAGGGGCTCCCCGTGGAGCGCGCCATCGCCGGGCCGCTGCCCGCCAACCCCTTCGTGCGGGACATCATCGCCCTGGGGCCGGACCGCTATCACTTCGTCCGCGCCGACTTCCTGGCGGATGACGCGGGCCGCTTCCGCATCAGTGACGCCAGCGAGCCTCGCGTTGTCCAGCCCGGGCCTGTCATCCAGGCCGCGCTGTCGGCGCCGCAGATTCGGGGGCTGGCCAACTGGCTGCGCCTGCCCACGTATCAGGTGGAGGAAGGCACCGACGGATGGCGCGTCACCATCCGCGACGTCCGCTACTCGCGGACGCAGAGTGGCGGCCTGGGAACGGCGGTGGTGGAGCTGGATCACGCGCTGCGCCCCATCCGGGTCGAGCAGCGATAGGGGCTCATCGCCGTCCCCGCTTGAGTCGCACGGGGACGGCGCCGTGCGCCTTCAGCGCTTCAAGTCGATGCGCACCCACTCGCCCTGGGTGGCGCCGGGCAGCACGGTGAGGCCCAGGTTGCGGTAGGCGGCTTCCACATCCGCGCGCTGATGCGCCAGCACGCCCGCCAGCACGAGCCGGTCCTTCGTCTTCGCCACAATCAACGGCGCCAGCTCGATGAGCGTGTTGGCCAGGATGTTGGCGAGCACCAGGTCGAAGGTGCCCTCCACCTGGGTCAGCTCCTTGCCCGACACCTCGATGTCCGGCGTCCCGTTCTCCGCCTGGTTCTCCTGCGCCAGCTCCACGGAGACAGGGTCATTGTCGGTGGCGACGGTCCGCCCCGCGCCCAGCTTCTTCGCGGCGATGGCCAGCACGCCCGTGCCGGTGCCCACGTCCAGGACGGTGGCGCCCGGGTGCTCCGCCATGTACGCGTCCACGGCCGCCAGGCACAGGGACGTCGTCGGGTGGTCACCGGTGCCAAAGGCCATCTTCGGCTCAATCACGAGCTGCACGGTGCCGGCGGGCGCGTTCGCCTTGTCCCAGGGCGGGCCCACCCACAACCGGCCCACGTGCACGGACTTGATGAGCGACTTCCACTCATTGCTCCAGTCCTGCTGGGGCTGCTCGTCGAGCGTGAGCCGCGCGTCGGGGAAGGACTCCACCACCTCGTCACGGGCGGCCTCGGCCGTGTCGCGGTCGTCGTAGTAGCCAATGATGATGGCCTCGCCCGGGTTGGGTCCGCGCACGCCCGGCATGATGGGCCCTTCGCGGTCCCGCACCTCGAGGCCCAGCGCGCCCGACTCGTGGAGGAGGTCCTGTACGGCCTCGGACGCTTCCTCGGGCAACTCCACTGTGAGTGACAGATAGGTCTGGGACATGCGGGCCCTTTAATCCCAGTGTGGCTAGCGTGGAAGCGCTGTGAGACGCCTCATTCGCTGGTGGCCCCTGGTCTGCCTGACCGCCTGCTCTGGCCCGGACGCGCCGGATGCCGCGGTCTGTCGGGATGTCGTTGTCCGGCTCTGCCAGGCGGCGGCTGTCTGTCCCGGTGTGGCGGTGCAACTCGACCTGGGCCTGGCCTGCGACGCCAGCCTCCTCCAGAGGACCGGCTGCGAGGGCGAGGCCTTCGCCTTCACGTCCCCCACGCGAGAGCGCGTCCTGGAGTGCCGCGAGCCGCTGCTGAGCTGGGGCATGTCCACGGACCTCCCCCCGGCCTGCGGGGACGCGACGCGGTTTCTCACCGAGTGCCCGGACGTCGCGGGCTTCTTCCGGGAGGGCCAGCCATGAAGCGTCTGGGGGCGGCGGTGTTGGTGTGGGCGGTGGGGTGCACCCCGCTGGACGTGGAGCGGCGGACGGAGCGCGGGCCGCTGCTGCGGACCTACGCTCAGGAGAAGGCGCTGAACGAGCGCATCCCCTTCGCCACCACGCAGGTGCAGTGGCCCCAGCTCACCCTGGCCTTCTCCTCGGCGGACATCTGCCGCACCGAACAGCACGGCGAGTACGCCGAGGACGTCATCTCCACGCGCTACGACACCGGCGCGGCGGCGGCCGTGAGCACGGGCGGCATCCTCGCGGTGTTGGGCGGGGCCCTGCTGGTGGGGCGCACGCTGTTCTCCGACGCGCCGAACCGCTCCGCCATCGACGAGAAGGGCCGCTACGGCGCCTCCAGCCGCGAAGTGGCCACGGGCTGGGGGCTGGGGCTGCTCATCGTCGGCGTGCCCGCGGTCGTCGCGGGCATCGTCCAGCTCAACCGCGGCGGTGAGTCGCGGGAGACGCGCAAGACGGACGAACTGTTGTCCCTGCGGGAGGTGCCCTGCCAGCCCAAGCCGGTGGACGGCGTGGTGGAGCTGGCGGGCGGGCCGGATCCGCAGCCGCCGCCCCGGCTCACCCTCAATGGGGCGCTGGTGCTGACGGCGGATGAGATTCGGGAGCTGTCCTTCAGCGGCCTGGCGCTGGACGGAACGCCTGTCACGCTGGGAGAGGAGGACCTGGACCGGCTGGAGACCTTCCGCACCTGCGCGACGCTGCTGGCCGCGCCGGTGGATCCTCAAGCGCTGGCCGGGGAGGCGCGCTCGAACCCGGACCGGCTGAAGGTCAAGCGGGAGCTGGCACGGGGCTGCGCGAAGCTTCCGGGCGCTCCCGCCCAGCCCCTGCTCGACGCCATCGAAGGCGCCCTCGGGAGCACCGCCCTCTAAGCCAACTGGAGTCATACCGTTCAGGGGGATGCTGCGTCGTAAGAGCTCGCCGTCGCCCGTCGTGCCCTGCGGAACCGCGTCGTGACACGCCCTGCCTCACACGCGAGGGGTGGACATGGACGCGGAGTTGGAGCGGCTCCGGTAAGCAGTCAGGGAGTGACGAGGCTGCAGGCGGAGCCGGTGCGCAGCATGGTGCGCTACCCCGAGGCGTTGCGGGCCGCAGTCTGACGGCCAGCGCCTTCCGCAAGGCCCCCGAGTACCTGCGCCACCTCTGGCCAGGGCTGACCCTCTTCCTCTCCAACCCCTGGTGCCCCTGGACAATCAACACGTCGAGCGCCAGATGCGCACCGCCCTCTTCGCCATCGAGAACCCCGGCATCGTCACTCTGCCCAAGAGCCTCGACTGACCGCTGACCGTCCTGCACGCTCCGGCCATATCAGCCCGAACTGGAAGGGGGCACGGCGAGTTCTTACGTGTGCGCGGCGTGCCAACGGAATTGCCCCCCCGGAGGCGGTGCCCAACCACAACTGCCGCATGCCGGTTGTCGTGATGGCCTGTCGGCACCGCGCACTAGGGTGCGGGCAATGAAAGCCATTGGTGCTGGTTTCTCCAGGAACTCAAGATTCCCCCCGTTGATGCTCCTGCTCCTCTCGGCTTGCACAGAGGGCCCAATGACCCGACCTGACGCCTCTGTCCGGAAGTGGGTTGGCCCGGTGGTGACACTCCCGGGCGGAGGTCAATTCCGAACGGTCATCTTCTACGGTCCTTGGCAGTGCAGCAGCCAGCTCATGGACTACTGCCGCTCGAAGTGCTCAGGAAGTGGCCATGCACTCCAAGGCTGCATGTGGCTGGCGGATGTGAAGATGGACTTCCAGGGAACCGTGATGCGAGCGGGGAGCCGCTACGGGATGACGCACTGTTGCTGCAACTACGCGACGATTGCCCCTGCCCAGACCAACGCAGCGCGGGGGCAATGGAACAGCATGCGCCCCGACTTCCGGCGCCAGTGGGCAGAACGGTTCGGTGCCTGGCCCACCGATGCAAATGGGACACCCTACGAGGGGCATCACGTTCGGGACCTCTGGCACGGCGGCAATCCCACCGACTGGGACAACATCATTCCGTTCCCGCAGGACCTGCACCAGCAACTCCCGGGCGCTTACAAGCAGTGCTACGCGAACAACCCACCGTGGACTACGACAGGGGTGGACCATCCCTATGGAGAATGACCCATCCATGAAGGACCTCCTTGCGGAGTTGTCGCGACTCCACTTCCCAAATCCTCCTGCGACGCCCGAGCAAATCGAAGCGTTCGAGGACTCCGCAGGTTGGCGTTTGGACCCGGACCTACGCGCCTTCTACCTGCATTGCAATGGTGCGCGCCTCTTCGACCGTATAGACCCTGCGTTCGCCTTCGTGCCGTTGTCGGAACTTCGCCGTGCCCGGCTCGTCATGCGTAACGACGACAGCGAAGAGGGCGGCCCCGCGTCTTGGTATGCCCTCTGCCGTGTGCGGGACAGCAACTTCATCCTGCTTGATGTGAGCGAGCAGCACGAAGGCCGCTACCCCCTACGTGATGGTTACAACGAGGCGTTCCCAGACCCGGACTACTGCCCCAAGATTGCCACGTCATTTCGGGCCTTCTTGATGGGCGCGCTCAGGTCGGAAGAACGGTGGTTCTGGCTGTCGAACCCTTGATGACCTCCGTAACTGCCTCGACGAAAGGCACACGCGTGTCCAGCCGTAGCTTTGGGACTCGGAAGGCGGCACGTGAAGCCCCTGCTCGACGCCATCGAAGGCGCCCTCGGGAGCACCGCCCTGTAGGGACGGTGTGTCCTCCCGAGGGACACCGGGCCGCTACGGGCCGACGATGGCCAGCGCGCTGCGGTCGAAGTCGATGACCTTGCGGGCCACCTCGCGCACGTCCTCCGCCGTCACCGCCGCGACGCGGTCCGCGTAGTGGAGGAAGTTCCCCATGCCCAGGCCGTAGCAGGTGTCCAGCGCCAGCAGCGCCGCCCGCGCGCCGTTGCGCTGGAGACCAATCTCATGCGTGCCGATGAGGTGCTGCTTGGCGCGCGCCAGCTCCTCGGCGGGGATGGGCTCGTCCCGCACGCGCGCCAGCTCCGCGCGGATACCTTCCAGCGCCGCGTCCACCTTCTCCGGGCTGGTGCCCATGTACGTGGCGAAGTAGCCCGGGTCCACGCCCTCGATGGCGAACGAGCTGACGCTGTAGGCCATGGAGCGCTTGTCCCGCAGCTCCACGAAGAGCCGCCCGCCCTGGCCGGACAGCACCGTGGAGAGCACCTCCAGCGCGTACTGCCACGGGTCGCTCACGCGGCCACCCGGGAAGCCCAGCACCAGGTGCGCCTGGGCCCTCGCCAGCACCTTCTTCGCCTCGCGGGGCCCCGTCAGCGGCGCCTCCACGGGGACCTTGGGCGGCGGGGCCGCCTTGCCGCGCGAGGTGCCGAAGTACTCGCGCGCCAGGGCCATGACCTCGTCCACCTTCACGTCGCCCACCACGCTGAGCGTGAGCTGCGACGGGTCCATGTACGCCGCGTGCCACGCGCGCAGCTTCTCCGGCGTCAGCTTCTCCACGGAGGCGTGCTCACCGGAGGTGGGCAGGCGGTACGGGTGCGTCTGGTAGATGGTCTTGCTGAACAGGTCGAAGGCCACGCTGGACGGCTTGTCCTCGCGCGTGAGGATGTCCTGGAGCAGCAGCGTGCGCTCGCGAGCGACCTCGGCCTCCGGGAAGGACGGGTTGAGCAGGCAGTCCGCGAAGAGGCGGAAGGCCGGCTCGAAGTGGCGCGACAGGAACTCCCCGCGCAGGCCCACCGAGTTGCGTCCGCCCTGGCCGCCCAGGCTGCCCGCGTACACGTCGATGAGGTCGGAAATCTCCTCCGCGTCATGCGTGGGCGTGCCGCGCGTGAGGGTGCGGGTGAGCAGCGTGGAGATGCCGTTGTCCTCCGGCGTCTCGTAGCGCAGGCCGCCCGCGAACGCGGCGCGGACGGCGAACAGCGGCACCGCCGGCTCCACGCGCACGACAATCGTCGCGCCCGACGGCAGCTTCTCCGTGATGATGTCGCTGGGGCCCGTGCCCGCGCCCTTCAGGATGCGCACCGGCGAGTCGCTCACGGGCACCTTGCGCGGCTTGCGCTCGGGCGGCGGCGCGGCGGGCCCGCGCTCCGCGGCGTCCAGCACCTCGTGGACCTGCGCCTCCGTCAGCGGCGTGCCCTCCGGCAGCAGGCCGGTGACGACGGCGCGGTCGAAGCGCAGGTAGCGCTCGGCGGCGGCGCGCAGGTGCTCGGGCGTGAGGTTGCGCACGGCCTCGTAGTAGCGGGCCTCCGCCTCCAGGCTGCCCATGCCGGACTGGTAGAAGCCCATCTTCCGGGCCACGCCCTGCACCGTCTCGCGCTGGTACACGGCCTCCGCCTCCACCAGCGCCTTGGCCGTGGCCAGCTCCTCCGCCGTCACCGGCGTGGCGCGCAGCGTGGCCAGCCCCCGGGCCGTCTCCTCCAGCGCGCGCACGGCGTTGGCGGGCTGGAGCGTCAGCGACGCGGAGAAGATGCCCGGGTCCACCGGCGTATAGGCGAAGGTGTGGATGTCGTTGACCAGGTTGTGACGGCGCTTCACCTCGCGCGCCAGCCGGGACGCGTCCCCCTGGCCGGCGATCATCGCCAGCACGTCCAGCGCGGGCACGTCCGCGTGGTCCGCCTGGGGAATCCCGAAGGCCAGGTGCAGGTAGGCCTCCTTCACCTCGTCCGGGCGCAGCAGGATGCGCCGGCCCGTCGCCTCGGGCTCCGCGGCGCGCGCCACCCAGCCCTCATACGGCCGGCCCCAGTCGCCGCCGAAGATGTCCTCCACCCACGCGCGCAGGTCCGCCTCGCGCAGGTCCCCGGCCACCGACAGCACCAGGTTCCTGGGCGTGTAGTGCCGGTGGTAGAACTCCAGCACCTTCTCCCGCGTGAAGCTGCGCACGCTCGCGTCGGTGCCGATGACGGGCAGCCGGTAGGGGTGCACCTGGTAGGCGGTGGAGAAGAGGTCCCTGGAGGCGCGCCGGGACGGCGTGTCCTGGCTGCGCTTGATTTCCTCGCAGACCACCTCGATTTCGCGCGACAGCTCGCCCGCGTCGAAGGCCGACCGGCGCACCGCGTCCCCCAGGATGTCCAGGCCCATCCGGGCGAACTGGCTGGCGATGACGATGTGGTAGACGGTCTGGTCGTAGGAGGTCCAGGCATTGATTTCGCCGCCGTGGGACTCCACGTCCCGGGCGACCTCGCCGGGGCCGCGGCGCTCGGTGCCCTTGAAGAGCATGTGCTCGTGGAGGTGGGCCAGCCCCGCCTGGTCCGGCCGCTCGTCGGCGCTCCCGGCCTTGACCCAGACCTGGAAGGCCGCGACCTTGGCGGCGTGCTGCTCCTCGAAGACGACGGTAAGCCCGTTGGGTAGCGCGTAGCGGATGGCCATAGAAACGTCCGAAGCTGTCACCCGCCCACCGAGAGGGCAAGGCGAGGTGTGATGTTTTCCCTCACTGGCTAACGCCCGGGAGCCCCGGCGTCGAGGAGACTGTACGGCTGCCGTCCGACCGGATGGATGGACTTCGGACGCGCACCTGCCCACGCGTCTCTGGTGGTGAGCCCGTCCGGGGGGTAACCTGCGCCCGCCCATGCCGTCACCTCCGGAAGAGGTGGATCCGCTCGCGGACCTGCGCGAAAGCCTGGACCTGGAAGACACCGGCGCCTCGGTGGCCCCCGCCGCCGTCGCCCCCGTGGCTTCCAGGCCCCTGCCCAAGCCACCGCCCTCGGCCCCACCGCCCGCCGCTCCGCCTCCGCTGCCGCCGCGCCGCCCGGCCGCCCCCTGGCCGCCGTGCCCAAGGGCACGGGAGTGCCCGCGACCCCGAAGGCCCCCGCGGCCCCGGCCGCCCCCCCGCCGCCCCGGCGGTCCGCGCCGCGCGCGGCTCGGGGAATGATCCATTCGGCGAGCCCCCGGAAATCCGGATGCCCATGGGCGGGTCGCCCGAGGACAAGCTG
Proteins encoded in this window:
- a CDS encoding DUF962 domain-containing protein; the protein is MLKSQVVALFDEYYASHQHPTNRLTHKIAIPLIVLHIVAMLDWVHLVAVPAIPGGSLTLGMVTLALAAVWYLRADVKLGLIVVLFMVACFPVGRLMPTWSVVAVAAFAWLVQLAGHSVWEKKSPSFLTNLVHALVGPLFFVAVLLGDYVLKPQQATAAAPVRA
- a CDS encoding 50S ribosomal protein L11 methyltransferase, which gives rise to MSQTYLSLTVELPEEASEAVQDLLHESGALGLEVRDREGPIMPGVRGPNPGEAIIIGYYDDRDTAEAARDEVVESFPDARLTLDEQPQQDWSNEWKSLIKSVHVGRLWVGPPWDKANAPAGTVQLVIEPKMAFGTGDHPTTSLCLAAVDAYMAEHPGATVLDVGTGTGVLAIAAKKLGAGRTVATDNDPVSVELAQENQAENGTPDIEVSGKELTQVEGTFDLVLANILANTLIELAPLIVAKTKDRLVLAGVLAHQRADVEAAYRNLGLTVLPGATQGEWVRIDLKR
- a CDS encoding SMI1/KNR4 family protein, whose protein sequence is MKDLLAELSRLHFPNPPATPEQIEAFEDSAGWRLDPDLRAFYLHCNGARLFDRIDPAFAFVPLSELRRARLVMRNDDSEEGGPASWYALCRVRDSNFILLDVSEQHEGRYPLRDGYNEAFPDPDYCPKIATSFRAFLMGALRSEERWFWLSNP
- a CDS encoding GlsB/YeaQ/YmgE family stress response membrane protein, whose amino-acid sequence is MGIIAFIVIGLIAGLIARAILPGKQSMGLIATTLLGMVGSLVGGLVGSLFQRDGRLFDLRPSGIIMSVIGAIVVLLLVGAAGRRRAHA
- a CDS encoding AraC family transcriptional regulator, which encodes METPPPSRPPTDVRSQLVGPLLAYLRAAGHDPSGLVERFGLPGNVGALPEVTLALPTLHAFLDAAEALSGDAFLGLHVAQRVPRGNYGLVEYIARASPTVRDTFRALARYMALLEPAWRASFQDAPDGSGTFVYGIPGEPLAYGRHASEFGLALFVHVGRQLTEHPWNPRRVSFAHPAPADLRPLEEHFGVTPTFDAGRNALTLDAATLALRVVGADPVLLSVLERAAGTPAAEPPAAPPTPPFLQQVRDALRAALREGAPQMADVAKPLHVSPRTLQRRLAEHATSFQDEVDAVRRELAFDYLRDAHLGVSEVAFLLGYSELSTFDRAFKRWTGMTPRVWRERTEPT
- a CDS encoding Mpo1-like protein: MTSFADKLRVWLPLHENGVSRAAHFVGAYLFIFALLVPLGLVRLPVGPVGLTAAHVLLLAVALYAVSLEWTAGLLMTLPLVPTLLAAEAVVARLPASTAVAVAVAVMAVRFALVVGAHVVFEKKTHGLSLGGPLLFFIEPVYLLTVALFSLGMKRTLRARVEAGGGASLPA
- a CDS encoding 16S rRNA (uracil(1498)-N(3))-methyltransferase, which produces MVRLFAPLPEPAPAEVELTGERRHYLLHVLRLEEGDALEVFDGQGRAFEARVAHVAPESVRLTLGTARVAPPRREVSILQGLPKGDKLELVLQKGTELGATAFHPVATARSVVKLEPRRAEERTTRWTKIVEEAARQCRRNDVPRVATPAPLVDAARSLPAGTVLLVLDEEESAVPMGEAFRAAGAGTAVALVIGPEGGLAREEVDALKALGARPVTLGKRILRTETAALAALAVMMHLDGELG
- a CDS encoding metal-dependent hydrolase, yielding MDNLAHSLVGAWMAEAGLKRTTPLATATLVIGANLPDVDGLVAFAGSDASLYWRRGWTHGVLALALWPFVLTGLMLLWDRYVRRRRHPDLPPARVGPLLVLSTLSVLSHPALDWLNTYGVRLLMPFDGTWFYGDTLFIIDPWVWLLAGAAVIMADARTRKSAAAWVVLGVASTALIMVPAFVPWPAKAMWAVGVAAIVWLRLRGTHVLSVQRVARVCGVGLLLYLCAIFAGSQVAAPRALDWLRAQGLPVERAIAGPLPANPFVRDIIALGPDRYHFVRADFLADDAGRFRISDASEPRVVQPGPVIQAALSAPQIRGLANWLRLPTYQVEEGTDGWRVTIRDVRYSRTQSGGLGTAVVELDHALRPIRVEQR
- a CDS encoding adenylate/guanylate cyclase domain-containing protein — encoded protein: MPVIMRRSDKATSHSNEEVVLATSSLQGERRVAIVRVVVVLLMALSQVVIAGFGGETYSAPVDGVRLQVMGAYVVFSVVAIVVLLLQKPHPDRARWLPVPTTLADTSFFSFMAWHTWRISGVFDAGMLCASLGMVLAFSVVRYSWWHVLLSTVLSGGGYALLAWLTGHGSVARTSFVLICYAALGALIALTNSDVGGMFLNLRRRDGLSRFLPRQVVERVMQLGDDSLQPVQRDVTILFSDIRDFTALSETLDPGQVLELLDDYFGHMAHIVMARHGIVNKFLGDGMLACWGVPDAREDHAELAMRAALDMRARLEDINAQRILRGQPALRIGIGLHTGMVAAGMLGGAEQHEYTVIGDAVNLASRVEGLTKSHGVDILVSERTWQMAGEHFVGERLGEAHVKGRREAVVVYSLQGPRSGEDAPPVLRAAAGT